The Anastrepha ludens isolate Willacy chromosome 2, idAnaLude1.1, whole genome shotgun sequence genome contains a region encoding:
- the LOC128855381 gene encoding scaffold protein salvador, producing MNYLILLCNRKPTMLSRRSKEKATAHKEGVVGKYVKKETPPEIPVINVWTFDEQRAKHNKKSLQRCASTSPSCEFTGRSSGNSSRNTYSCGNDSQFNSQPDYYHARRAQSQLPPTTTMRSVTHAHPQRYGVTGFYAPPTAATPQHPQFYSTNNLDVSSHGHEHAGASNISNSSNSNYVNIEQIDRMRRQQSSPLLPPNNAAYEHFHRRHSANQKHSNSYDGRIRGFANVEANASSMADGMDSYGNMLQVPRGTTPTPPQHYPNNGSYGAGTDSYPIYENPFRVSSNASGSVINNNHTTINNFDSRSTLSNAEVRSESPIYSNTTLAVSNNNIHSSYDLSAGTAGATSVQSLYHAPSRQLHSQSVGNTNSTPNVLQKVPSQQSLEEELPLPPGWAMQYTLHGRKYYIDHHTHTTHWSHPLEREGLPVGWRRVVSKVHGTYYENQYTGQCQRQHPCLTSYYVYTTSAEPPKAICPEMPVPYTPPVHTHNALVPANPYLLEEIPKWLVVYSNADSSKDHMLQFNMFSLQELECFDGMLVRLFKQELGTIVGFYERYRRALILEKNRRAEQERYLQELHTQATHQ from the exons ATGAACTACTTAATTTTGCTGTGCAATCGTAAACCGACGATGTTGTCGCGACGCAGCAAAGAAAAGGCGACCGCTCATAAGGAAGGCGTGGTTGGTAAGTATGTGAAAAAAGAAACGCCGCCCGAAATACCGGTGATAAATGTGTGGACATTTGATGAGCAACGAGCCAAACACAATAAGAAATCACTGCAGCGTTGTGCCAGCACTTCACCCAGTTGTGAGTTTACAGGCCGAAGTTCTGGTAATTCTAGTCGGAATACGTACTCATGTGGCAATGACTCACAATTCAATTCGCAACCGGATTATTACCACGCAAGGCGAGCCCAATCTCAATTACCCCCTACAACGACTATGCGGTCGGTAACGCATGCCCATCCACAACGTTACGGTGTAACCGGCTTTTACGCACCCCCCACAGCCGCAACACCACAACATCCACAATTTTATTCCACCAATAACTTGGATGTAAGCAGCCATGGGCATGAACATGCTGGGGCGAGCAACATTAGcaatagcagcaacagcaactatGTTAATATTGAGCAAATTGACCGAATGCGTCGCCAGCAATCATCACCTCTTTTACCACCAAATAATGCAGCGTACGAGCACTTTCATCGTAGGCACTCTGCCAACCAGAAACACAGCAATTCCTATGATGGACGCATTCGTGGATTTGCCAATGTCGAAGCAAATGCGTCATCAATGGCTGATGGTATGGATTCCTATGGCAATATGCTTCAGGTGCCACGCGGCACTACGCCAACACCACCACAACATTATCCGAATAATGGCAGCTATGGCGCCGGCACAGATTCCTACCCCATTTACGAAAATCCTTTTAGGGTATCGTCTAATGCCTCGGGGAGTGTAATTAACAATAATCacacaacaataaataattttgatagcCGCTCCACTCTATCCAATGCAGAAGTGCGCTCTGAGTCACCAATTTATAGTAATACAACTTTGGCCGTCTCCAACAATAACATCCATTCTTCTTACGATCTGTCTGCGGGTACTGCAGGTGCCACTTCTGTTCAGTCCTTGTACCATGCACCGTCAAGGCAGCTACACTCTCAGTCGGTCGGTAATACAAATAGTACACCGAATGTTTTACAAAAAGTGCCATCACAGCAGTCTTTGGAGGAAGAGCTACCACTGCCACCGGGCTGGGCGATGCAATACACACTTCATGGGCGAAAGTATTATATTGAccaccacacacacacaacacaTTGGTCGCACCCTTTAGAGAGGGAGGGCCTACCGGTCGGTTGGCGACGTGTTGTTTCAAAGGTTCACGGTACCTATTATGAGAATCAATATACAGGGCAATGCCAACGGCAACATCCCTGTCTAACCTCATACTATGTATATACTACATCTGCCGAGCCACCCAAGGCCATATGCCCTGAAATGCCAGTTCCTTATACACCGCCAGTGCATACACACAACGCACTAGTGCCAGCTAATCCATATTTGTTGGAGGAGATACCCAAGTGGCTGGTTGTATATTCGAATGCCGACTCTTCTAAGGACCATATGTTGCAATTTAACATGTTTAGTTTGCAAGAACTGGAATGCTTCGATGGTATGTTGGTGCGTCTGTTTAAGCAGGAGCTTGGCACAATTGTGGGCTTTTACGAACGTTACAG acgtgctttaattttggaaaagaaCCGACGCGCCGAGCAGGAGCGCTATTTGCAGGAATTACACACACAAGCCACGCACCAATAA